DNA from Flavobacteriales bacterium:
GAGTTCACGGAGGATACGCTCGTCGTTCCCGATACGGCCGATTGGGATTCCGCTTGGGGCGACTGGTTCTACTACACCTTCCAGGCCGATTCGCTCGGATGGCTCAACTGCGACTACTTCCCGCAAGCGTCATTGAGCGCGGTCTCCATCGCCGCGCCGGCAGGCTTCACGCAGGCGAACACCCTGTTCTGGGTGGCCATCCCCGCGATGAACGGGGTGATGAGCTGCTGGTACACCGGCACGGTGTTCCAGTCCGCCATGGCGCCGATCGGCATGCCCGCCGTGATGATCGGCCTGCACCAGGATGCGGATGGGAACCACCAGAGCAGCTTCACCGACATCACCATCGCTCCGGGTGCCACGGTGACACCGGTGTTCACGCCCACCACGCTCTCCCAGTTCGAGAGCGACATCAACGGAATCTGAGCGCGTCCTCCTGCGCATCGGGCCCTCCGGACGGACCGGGGGGCTCGACCGTTGGGGGCGGTCAATCCTGCCGTTGCCAGTTCCTTTCGATCACCTCCAGGAGCTCGGCGTGGATGGCGCTGTTGCTGGCCACGATCTCCTCATCGAACACGGGGTCCTTGCTGGGGCGGAACCCGCTTACGCGTCCGCCCGCCTCGCGCACCAGCAGCACACCGGCGGCCACGTCCCAGCTGTTCAGCCCGTACTCGTAGAAGGCCTCGAAGCGGCCGCAGGCCACATAGGCCAGGTCTGCGGCGGCGCTGCCGAGCCTGCGGATGCCGCGCGTGCGGTGCATCAGCTCGCGGAGCAGGTCCAGGTATTCGCTCTCGTAGCCGAAGTCGTCGTAGGGGAAGCCGGTGGCGAGCAGGCTGTCCTGCAGGGTGGTGCGCTCGCTCACGCGGATGGGCAGCCCGTTGAGGTAGGCCCCGCCGCCGCGCCAGGCCGTGAAGCGCTCGTCGCGCGTCACCTCATGCACCACGCCCAATAAGGGCTCGGTGCCGTCGAGCAGGGCGATGCTGATGCAGTAGCACGGCACCCCGTGCACGAAGTTGGTGGTGCCATCGAGCGGGTCGATGACCCAGTTGAGGCGCTCCCGCTGCTCCCCGCTGCCCTCCTCGGCGATGAAGCCTGCCTCGGGCAGCAGTTTCTCCAGGCCCTCCACCAGCCGGTCCTCGCTCACATGGTCAACATGCGTGACCAGGTTGTTCGCGCTCTTGGCGCTGACGCGGGCATCGGTGAGCTTGCCCGCCTCGCTGCGGATGAAGGAGGCGACATCCACGCTGATCGCGGTGACCTGTTCGGTGAGCTTGCGGAGGTCCATAGGGGATGGGTTGAATGCGTTCATGCGGCGGTGCCACGGGGCTTCCTGCGGATCCAGAGCAATCCGCCGAGTCCGGCCAGCATCAGCAGCGTGGCGATGATCTCCGCCTGCGTGATGGTCCCGAGCACGTGCACGTTCACACGGATCTTCTCGATGAAGAAGCGCTCGAGGCCGTTCAGGAAGAGGAAGAGGAAGAAGATGCTACCGGCCGGCTTCAGGCGCTTGCGCAGGGCCCAGAGCCCGGCGAAGAAGAGCAGGCAGACGATGGTCTCATAGAGCGGGGTGGGGAAGACGGTCTCCGGCAGCACGGTGCAGTACCCCTCGAAGCAGGGCCTGCCGTCGGTGAGGGGGATGCCTACGCCGTTCACGTTGTTCGGATAGTCGTACTGCCACAGCCATTTGGGGCCCGGGCCGAGGAAGTTGGTGTTCACGATGCCCCAGTCGCCATCGCCGCTCACCTGGCAGCCGATGCGCCCAACCGCATAGGCCAGCATCACCCCCGGCGCTGCCGCATCGGCGCCGTGCCAGATGGGTATGCCGTTCCTCTTGAAGTAGCGCATCACCATGGCGCCCGCCACGATGAGGCCGCCGTACATGGTGAGCCCGGTGATGACATCGCCGCCCGAGGGAGCCGTGATGAATGCGATGAATTCGCCCGGGTTCTCGAGCCAGTGGAACAGCTTGGCGCCGATCAGGCCCCAGATGGCTGCCGTGATGGTGATGTTGCCGGCGTGCTCGTGCGGCAGCACCTTCACCTGCTCGGTGCGAGGCTCCTCCAGCCGTGCCTTCTGCCGCTCGCGCCAGCGCAGCCAAACGAGCAGCGCGGCCACGGCGAGCCCGGCGATCACGTCTCCCTGCGCACTGAGCAGGAAGGCCGGCGGATCCGCCAGCG
Protein-coding regions in this window:
- a CDS encoding inositol monophosphatase family protein, which codes for MDLRKLTEQVTAISVDVASFIRSEAGKLTDARVSAKSANNLVTHVDHVSEDRLVEGLEKLLPEAGFIAEEGSGEQRERLNWVIDPLDGTTNFVHGVPCYCISIALLDGTEPLLGVVHEVTRDERFTAWRGGGAYLNGLPIRVSERTTLQDSLLATGFPYDDFGYESEYLDLLRELMHRTRGIRRLGSAAADLAYVACGRFEAFYEYGLNSWDVAAGVLLVREAGGRVSGFRPSKDPVFDEEIVASNSAIHAELLEVIERNWQRQD
- a CDS encoding prolipoprotein diacylglyceryl transferase, whose translation is MYPTLYHAVHDLLGLDIGILRMLNSFGFFVALAFILASWTLGRELRRMEGLGLMRATVRTQTIGQPATAGELIGQGILGFVLGWKGFFLITRSDEALADPPAFLLSAQGDVIAGLAVAALLVWLRWRERQKARLEEPRTEQVKVLPHEHAGNITITAAIWGLIGAKLFHWLENPGEFIAFITAPSGGDVITGLTMYGGLIVAGAMVMRYFKRNGIPIWHGADAAAPGVMLAYAVGRIGCQVSGDGDWGIVNTNFLGPGPKWLWQYDYPNNVNGVGIPLTDGRPCFEGYCTVLPETVFPTPLYETIVCLLFFAGLWALRKRLKPAGSIFFLFLFLNGLERFFIEKIRVNVHVLGTITQAEIIATLLMLAGLGGLLWIRRKPRGTAA